In Papaver somniferum cultivar HN1 chromosome 1, ASM357369v1, whole genome shotgun sequence, a genomic segment contains:
- the LOC113317394 gene encoding endochitinase EP3-like, whose translation MVVALGYINFFSVIAILAGFLTQSIVVGQNCGCAAKLCCSQFGYCGTGTPYCGEGCQSGPCTRTPINGASVAKIVSPAFFNGIISRASSRCPGKRFYTRNAFLAAAKSYPRFGKTGSLDDSKREIAAFFAHVAHGTGHFCYKEELNGARKDYCDETNKQYPCVPGKKYHGRGPIQIAWNYNYGPAGKSIGFDGLKAPETVSSNAVISFKTGFWFWMNNVHSIITSNKGFGATIRAINSLECKGGNPRAVQARIRYFLGYCKQLGVSPGKNLSC comes from the exons ATGGTGGTGGCCCTTGGCTATATAAACTTCTTTTCAGTAATTGCAATTCTTGCCGGATTTTTGACCCAGTCAATTGTAGTAGGTCAGAATTGCGGCTGTGCAGCAAAATTATGTTGCAGTCAGTTTGGTTATTGTGGTACTGGTACTCCCTACTGTGGTGAGGGGTGCCAATCAGGTCCATGCACTAGAACTCCGATTAACGGGGCTTCTGTTGCTAAAATTGTAAGCCCCGCATTCTTTAACGGGATAATTAGTCGAGCTAGTTCACGATGTCCGGGAAAGAGGTTCTATACACGTAATGCTTTTCTTGCAGCCGCCAAATCATACCCTAGATTCGGTAAAACTGGGAGTCTTGATGATTCTAAACGTGAAATCGCTGCATTCTTCGCTCATGTTGCACATGGAACTGGAC ATTTTTGTTACAAAGAAGAACTAAATGGAGCAAGAAAAGACTATTGTGACGAGACAAACAAACAATATCCATGTGTTCCTGGCAAAAAATATCATGGTCGAGGACCCATACAAATAGCATGGAACTACAATTACGGCCCAGCTGGTAAAAGTATTGGCTTTGATGGTTTAAAAGCTCCAGAAACTGTGTCTAGTAATGCAGTCATCTCGTTTAAGACAGGATTTTGGTTTTGGATGAACAATGTACACTCCATCATAACTTCGAATAAAGGTTTTGGTGCTACGATTCGTGCAATCAATAGTTTGGAATGCAAAGGTGGAAACCCTCGTGCAGTTCAAGCCAGAATTAGATATTTCTTGGGTTACTGTAAGCAACTTGGTGTATCACCAGGGAAGAACCTTTCTTGCTAG